In one window of Buchnera aphidicola (Rhopalosiphum maidis) DNA:
- the ribF gene encoding bifunctional riboflavin kinase/FAD synthetase — MKLIRGIHNLTKINSNSAVSIGNFDGIHLGHQKLLSNLYEVGKKYNIPTIVILFEPQPLEFLHNHNPPKRLTTLQNKIKYIQLWNIDIILCIKFNESFSSLSPEKFIKNILIKKLNIKFIIIGDDFRFGSKRNGNISLLKKIGHQYKFKVIEVSALLYKNKIKISSTNIRKYLLENKIELAKKLLGRPFSILSRVIHGNKIGRKLGYPTANIFLNKNIPLNNGVYAVKVSCLFNKNFIGICNVGIKPSFLHSKKNRFLEVYLFNFNLNLYGKKIEVFLHKKIRNESFFSSIEELKKQISKDIKIVKKYFNINDY; from the coding sequence ATGAAGCTCATACGAGGCATTCATAATCTAACAAAAATAAATTCTAATTCAGCTGTAAGTATTGGCAATTTTGATGGCATACATCTAGGGCATCAAAAATTGCTTTCTAATTTATACGAAGTAGGAAAAAAATATAATATACCAACTATAGTTATTTTATTTGAACCACAACCATTAGAATTTTTACATAATCATAATCCCCCTAAAAGACTTACCACATTACAAAATAAAATCAAGTACATTCAATTATGGAATATCGATATTATTTTATGTATTAAATTTAATGAAAGTTTTTCATCTTTAAGTCCAGAAAAATTTATAAAAAATATTTTAATAAAAAAATTAAATATAAAATTCATAATAATTGGAGACGATTTTAGATTCGGATCAAAAAGAAATGGAAATATATCTCTTTTAAAGAAAATTGGACATCAATATAAATTTAAAGTTATAGAAGTTAGTGCATTATTATATAAAAATAAAATTAAAATAAGCAGTACTAATATAAGAAAATATTTATTAGAAAATAAAATTGAATTAGCGAAAAAGCTACTTGGTCGTCCATTTAGTATTTTAAGTCGTGTAATTCATGGCAATAAAATAGGACGAAAATTAGGATATCCAACAGCAAATATATTTTTAAATAAAAATATACCGTTAAATAACGGAGTATATGCTGTAAAAGTTTCATGTTTATTCAATAAAAATTTTATAGGAATATGTAATGTTGGAATCAAACCAAGTTTTTTGCATTCAAAAAAAAACAGATTTCTTGAAGTTTATTTATTTAATTTTAATCTAAATTTATATGGAAAAAAAATAGAAGTGTTTTTGCACAAAAAAATAAGAAATGAATCTTTTTTTTCTTCTATAGAAGAATTAAAAAAACAGATATCTAAAGATATTAAAATTGTTAAAAAATATTTTAACATTAATGATTATTAA
- the ileS gene encoding isoleucine--tRNA ligase produces the protein MSDYKSTLNLPKTQFSMRANLSQKEPEILKNWYENNLYQLIRQKKEGKKIFFLHDGPPYANGNIHIGHAVNKILKDIIIKSKNMSGFDAPYIPSWDCHGLPIEQKVEEQMGLKSKNVITSIFQKKCRKYAEKQIKKQKKDFIRLGVIGDWENPHLTMDFKNEANIIKTLSKIIEKKYLYKESKPIHWCLKCHSSLSDAEIEHFHKESDSIFVAMKNKNSKIFKKTLNPNISNEKDIYLPIWTTTPWTLPSSQAITVHPLFEYQLVETDKYNLIIAKELVKNVMKILKINNWNILISFKGKDLEGEKFLHPFLENTSLPIILGEHVTLDSGTGAVHTAPDHGPDDYIVSQKYKIKTINLVDFKGNYENNVHPKLNGINIFKANKIIIDLLIKENCLLHHEILKHSYPHCWRHKTPVIFRATEQWFIKIDRKKLRYKTLEEIKKVSWIPKWGGSRIKEMIKKRPDWCISRQRKWGVPMCLFINKKTGDIHPENNLLMKKIIKKVELEGIEAWWKIDLKEILGEAHSMYYQMFDILDVWFESGNTHSLIKYKNKKYSKNCADMFLEGSDQHRGWFMSSLIISMLTKNQSPYSEVLTHGFVVDKNGQKMSKSIGNTISPNEIIKTLGGDILRLWVASSNYSHDISISNEILKRSSDIYRRIRNTARFMLASIHDFNPKTNTILKKNMVLLDRWAISQTKKIQEEIIEFYKQYNFHAIIKRLMYFCSIEMGSFYLDIIKDRQYTLKKNSQERRSCQTAIYYIINALVRWIAPILSFTADEIWNHLPEKNAEYVFTEEWFNKLFDLDENDLFSYEFWNNLIEMKNEINKFLEEEIKNKNIKNSLEASLILYVTPEIKEKLNILGEELKFIFLTSKVQIKLYDIAPKNSKKSEKISNFKVFLKKIKGKKCPRCWHYNIYIKKNDDEICTRCVLNTKGKGEKRIFI, from the coding sequence ATGAGCGATTATAAAAGTACTTTAAATTTACCTAAAACACAGTTTTCTATGCGAGCAAACCTTTCCCAAAAAGAACCAGAGATATTAAAAAATTGGTATGAAAATAATCTTTATCAATTAATAAGACAAAAAAAAGAAGGTAAAAAAATTTTTTTTCTTCATGATGGACCTCCATATGCCAATGGAAATATTCATATTGGACATGCAGTTAATAAAATTTTAAAAGATATAATCATAAAATCAAAAAATATGTCAGGATTTGATGCTCCCTATATACCGTCTTGGGATTGTCACGGATTACCTATTGAACAAAAAGTTGAAGAACAGATGGGCTTAAAAAGCAAAAATGTAATCACTTCAATATTTCAAAAAAAATGCAGAAAATATGCAGAAAAACAAATAAAGAAACAAAAAAAAGATTTTATTAGATTAGGTGTAATTGGAGATTGGGAAAATCCACATCTCACAATGGATTTTAAAAATGAAGCAAATATAATTAAAACACTATCTAAAATTATTGAAAAAAAATATTTATATAAAGAATCTAAACCTATACATTGGTGTTTAAAATGTCACTCTTCTTTATCTGATGCAGAAATTGAGCATTTTCATAAAGAATCAGATTCAATTTTTGTTGCAATGAAAAATAAAAACAGTAAAATTTTTAAAAAAACGCTAAATCCTAATATATCAAACGAAAAAGACATATATTTACCTATTTGGACAACTACACCATGGACTCTTCCATCAAGTCAAGCTATTACAGTACATCCACTTTTTGAATACCAATTAGTAGAAACTGACAAATATAATCTAATTATAGCAAAAGAATTAGTTAAAAATGTAATGAAGATTTTAAAAATAAATAATTGGAATATTTTAATTTCTTTCAAGGGTAAAGATTTAGAAGGAGAAAAATTTTTACATCCATTTTTAGAAAATACTTCTCTACCAATAATATTAGGAGAGCATGTTACTCTCGATTCAGGTACAGGAGCTGTTCATACAGCACCAGATCATGGACCAGATGATTACATAGTAAGTCAAAAATATAAAATAAAAACAATTAACTTAGTCGATTTTAAAGGTAATTATGAAAATAACGTACATCCGAAATTAAATGGTATAAATATTTTTAAAGCCAATAAAATAATTATAGATTTATTAATTAAAGAAAATTGTTTATTACATCATGAAATTTTAAAACATAGTTATCCGCACTGCTGGAGACATAAGACTCCCGTGATATTTAGAGCGACTGAACAATGGTTTATAAAAATAGATAGAAAAAAACTCCGTTATAAAACTCTTGAAGAAATCAAAAAAGTGTCATGGATACCTAAATGGGGAGGGTCTAGAATAAAAGAAATGATAAAAAAAAGACCTGATTGGTGTATTTCAAGACAAAGAAAATGGGGTGTACCAATGTGTCTTTTCATAAATAAAAAAACAGGAGATATTCATCCTGAAAATAATTTATTAATGAAAAAAATAATAAAAAAAGTAGAATTAGAAGGAATAGAAGCATGGTGGAAAATTGATTTAAAAGAAATATTAGGTGAAGCACATAGCATGTATTATCAAATGTTTGACATATTAGATGTATGGTTCGAATCAGGAAACACCCATAGTCTAATAAAATATAAAAATAAAAAATATAGTAAGAATTGCGCAGATATGTTTTTAGAAGGTTCTGATCAACACAGAGGATGGTTCATGTCATCGTTAATCATTTCTATGTTAACAAAAAATCAATCACCGTATTCTGAAGTTTTAACTCATGGTTTCGTGGTTGATAAAAATGGTCAAAAAATGTCTAAATCTATAGGAAATACCATTAGTCCTAACGAAATAATCAAGACACTAGGAGGAGATATTTTAAGACTATGGGTAGCTTCTTCTAATTATTCTCATGATATTTCTATTTCCAACGAAATTTTGAAACGTTCTTCAGATATTTATCGAAGAATAAGAAATACAGCTCGTTTTATGTTAGCAAGCATACATGATTTTAATCCTAAAACAAATACTATTCTCAAAAAGAATATGGTTCTTTTAGATCGATGGGCTATCAGCCAAACAAAAAAAATACAAGAAGAAATTATCGAATTTTATAAACAGTACAATTTTCATGCAATTATCAAACGTTTAATGTATTTTTGCTCTATCGAGATGGGTTCTTTCTATCTTGATATTATAAAAGACAGACAATATACTTTAAAAAAAAATAGTCAAGAACGAAGAAGTTGTCAAACAGCTATATACTATATAATTAATGCTCTTGTTCGTTGGATAGCACCAATATTATCATTTACTGCTGATGAAATTTGGAATCACTTACCTGAAAAAAATGCTGAATACGTTTTTACAGAAGAATGGTTTAATAAATTATTTGATTTAGATGAAAATGATTTATTTAGCTATGAATTTTGGAATAATTTAATAGAAATGAAAAATGAAATAAATAAATTTCTAGAAGAAGAAATAAAAAATAAAAATATAAAAAATTCATTAGAAGCATCTTTAATACTATACGTCACTCCAGAAATAAAAGAAAAATTAAATATTTTAGGAGAAGAATTAAAATTTATATTTTTAACTTCTAAAGTTCAAATAAAGTTATACGATATAGCACCAAAAAATTCAAAAAAAAGCGAAAAAATTTCTAATTTCAAAGTTTTCTTAAAAAAAATAAAAGGAAAAAAATGTCCAAGATGTTGGCATTATAATATTTATATCAAAAAAAATGATGATGAAATTTGTACACGTTGTGTTTTAAATACGAAAGGAAAAGGTGAAAAGCGTATTTTCATATGA
- the lspA gene encoding signal peptidase II, which produces MKKKYYFEKNYGIYIAIILFIITIDFYSKKWILNNLNIYEKQKIFFILNLFHVHNFGAAFSILSNQNGWQKYFLLIFSSITIIIILKIILKFKKDKNKILSYSFILSGAIANLIDRINYGFVVDFIDLHIKDWHFATFNIADFSIFIGMIMIMKNNYYNS; this is translated from the coding sequence ATGAAGAAAAAATACTACTTTGAGAAAAACTATGGGATTTATATCGCTATAATATTATTTATAATAACAATAGATTTTTATAGCAAAAAATGGATTTTAAATAATTTAAATATATATGAAAAACAAAAAATTTTTTTCATATTAAATTTATTTCATGTGCATAATTTTGGAGCAGCGTTTAGTATTCTATCAAATCAAAACGGATGGCAAAAATATTTTCTATTAATATTTAGTAGTATTACTATAATAATAATATTAAAAATAATTTTAAAATTTAAAAAAGATAAAAATAAAATTCTTTCTTATTCTTTTATTCTTTCAGGAGCAATAGCAAATCTAATAGATCGTATTAATTATGGATTTGTAGTAGATTTTATTGATTTGCACATTAAAGATTGGCATTTTGCAACATTTAATATAGCTGATTTCAGTATATTTATTGGTATGATTATGATTATGAAGAATAATTATTATAATTCTTGA
- the ispH gene encoding 4-hydroxy-3-methylbut-2-enyl diphosphate reductase codes for MNIILANPRGFCAGVKRAILMVENALKIYKKTIYVQHELVHNQYVIEKLRQKGVVFVENIADIPNNSIVVFSAHGVSKKIKKKAIKKKLTILNATCPLVTKVHLEVSKSSKKNIETILIGHKGHPEVIGTIGQYDNKKEKIHLIESIEDVNKLSIKIDKKLKFFTQTTLSIKKTQSIILALKKKFLNISGPKKEDICYATTNRQNAIIKLSKITDIILVIGSKNSSNSNRLAELGKETGVFTKQIESFSDIRNEWFKNKKNIGITAGASAPDILVKQVIKYLKTLGFNNPPKEILGDKEKTIFKIPKNLIYVKKLEK; via the coding sequence GTGAACATTATATTAGCTAATCCAAGAGGTTTTTGTGCAGGCGTTAAAAGAGCTATTTTAATGGTTGAAAATGCTCTAAAAATTTATAAAAAAACTATTTATGTTCAGCATGAACTAGTACATAATCAATATGTTATAGAAAAACTACGTCAAAAAGGAGTAGTTTTCGTCGAAAATATTGCGGATATTCCAAATAATTCAATAGTAGTTTTTTCAGCACACGGAGTATCAAAAAAAATAAAAAAAAAAGCTATAAAAAAAAAATTAACAATACTAAATGCAACTTGTCCATTAGTGACAAAAGTACATTTAGAAGTTTCAAAATCAAGTAAAAAAAACATAGAAACAATCCTAATTGGTCATAAAGGACATCCTGAAGTTATTGGCACAATTGGTCAATATGATAATAAAAAAGAGAAAATACATCTTATTGAATCAATAGAAGATGTAAATAAATTATCGATTAAAATCGATAAAAAATTAAAATTTTTTACACAAACAACCTTATCTATAAAAAAAACTCAATCTATTATTTTAGCTTTAAAAAAGAAGTTTTTAAATATATCTGGTCCTAAAAAAGAAGATATATGTTATGCAACAACAAATCGACAAAATGCAATTATTAAACTATCAAAAATAACTGATATAATACTCGTAATCGGTTCTAAAAATTCTTCTAATTCTAATCGTCTCGCTGAATTAGGAAAAGAAACAGGTGTATTTACGAAACAAATTGAATCATTTTCTGATATTAGAAACGAATGGTTTAAAAATAAAAAAAATATTGGTATTACAGCTGGTGCTTCAGCACCCGATATATTAGTAAAGCAAGTAATTAAATATTTAAAAACACTAGGTTTTAATAATCCACCAAAAGAAATTTTGGGAGATAAAGAAAAAACAATTTTTAAAATACCTAAAAATTTAATATATGTAAAAAAATTAGAAAAATAA
- the dapB gene encoding 4-hydroxy-tetrahydrodipicolinate reductase — translation MKKKITRIAITGATGRMGQVLVKEIQKNKNTILTAALVKKNHLLIGQDIGDSIGIGTIGVSINNTINIEKNKFDVLIDFTQPNSTLHFLEKCCKFKKNIIIGTTGFSNEEIKTIHSYSKKIALMISSNFSLGINLLCQLIQKTTKVLGNSSDIDIIEFHHRNKIDIPSGTALTIGETISKVMNWELNKHSLYYKKGITKKIRETKKIGFSSIRSGNIIGKHTVLFSNSSEEIKITHSAFNRKSFAKGAIEAAIWIHEKNQGLFNMKDMIKDKF, via the coding sequence ATGAAAAAAAAAATAACTCGTATTGCAATTACTGGTGCTACAGGTCGCATGGGTCAGGTTTTAGTTAAAGAAATACAAAAAAACAAAAATACTATTTTAACTGCTGCATTAGTAAAAAAAAATCATCTGTTAATTGGTCAAGATATAGGAGATAGCATTGGAATTGGTACAATAGGAGTATCTATTAACAATACTATAAATATAGAAAAAAATAAATTTGATGTTTTAATTGATTTTACACAACCCAACAGTACTCTACATTTTTTAGAAAAATGTTGTAAATTCAAAAAAAATATTATTATAGGAACAACTGGTTTTTCAAATGAAGAAATCAAAACTATACATTCATATTCTAAAAAAATAGCTCTAATGATTTCATCAAATTTTAGTCTTGGAATAAATTTACTTTGTCAATTAATTCAAAAAACCACTAAAGTTTTAGGAAATAGTTCAGATATTGATATTATAGAATTTCATCACCGAAATAAAATAGACATACCTTCAGGAACTGCATTAACTATTGGAGAAACTATATCAAAAGTTATGAACTGGGAATTAAATAAACATTCTTTATATTATAAGAAAGGGATTACAAAAAAAATTAGAGAAACAAAAAAAATTGGTTTTTCTAGCATCAGATCAGGAAATATTATCGGAAAACATACTGTTTTATTTTCAAATTCTAGTGAAGAAATCAAAATTACTCATAGTGCTTTTAATAGAAAATCTTTTGCTAAAGGTGCTATTGAAGCAGCTATATGGATTCATGAAAAAAATCAAGGATTATTTAATATGAAAGATATGATAAAAGATAAATTTTAA
- the carA gene encoding glutamine-hydrolyzing carbamoyl-phosphate synthase small subunit → MEDALGQLAVLVLEDGTRFHGRSIGAKGTTVGEVVFNTSITGYQEIITDPSYSHQIVTLTHPHIGNIGTNHNDEESSRIHIRGLIIRDMSPISSNYRSEKNFSDYLKENNIVAISDIDTRKLTRILRIKGSQNGCIIEDKKENYSIAYQKAKNFLSLQGLDLAKKVSTKSIYNWDKGSFFINEKNNSLEGKKNFLFHIIVYDFGVKRNILRMLVDRGCYLTVVPAKTDPKTVLNLRPDGIFLSNGPGDPRPCNYAIYAIQYFLKINIPIFGICLGHQLLALASGANIIKMKFGHHGANHPVKEIKTNRVIITSQNHSFTVDTNNMPNNIAITHSSLFDGTLQGLRLTNKPAFSFQGHPEASPGPHDASSLFDHFIKLLNQVKFSN, encoded by the coding sequence ATGGAGGATGCTTTGGGACAATTAGCAGTACTAGTTTTAGAAGATGGAACTAGATTTCATGGACGTTCTATTGGAGCCAAGGGGACAACTGTAGGCGAAGTTGTTTTTAATACATCAATAACTGGGTATCAAGAAATTATTACCGATCCTTCTTATTCACATCAAATTGTAACATTAACTCATCCTCACATTGGAAACATAGGTACTAATCACAACGATGAAGAGTCTTCTAGAATTCACATAAGAGGACTAATTATCCGTGATATGTCACCAATATCAAGTAACTATCGCAGCGAAAAAAATTTTTCTGATTACTTAAAAGAAAATAATATTGTTGCAATATCTGATATTGATACAAGAAAATTAACACGAATTTTACGTATAAAAGGTTCACAAAATGGATGTATTATAGAAGATAAAAAAGAAAACTATAGTATAGCATATCAAAAAGCAAAAAATTTTTTAAGCTTACAAGGATTAGATTTAGCTAAAAAAGTTAGTACTAAATCTATCTATAATTGGGATAAAGGAAGCTTTTTTATTAATGAAAAAAACAATTCCCTTGAAGGGAAAAAAAATTTTTTATTCCATATAATTGTATATGACTTTGGAGTTAAAAGAAATATATTACGTATGCTTGTAGATAGAGGATGCTATTTAACTGTAGTACCAGCCAAAACAGATCCTAAAACAGTCTTAAATTTACGTCCTGATGGAATTTTTTTATCTAATGGTCCAGGTGATCCTAGACCATGTAATTATGCTATTTATGCTATTCAATACTTCTTAAAAATCAATATCCCTATTTTTGGAATTTGTTTAGGACATCAGCTTCTTGCATTAGCTAGTGGAGCAAATATTATCAAAATGAAATTTGGTCATCACGGTGCAAATCACCCTGTAAAAGAAATTAAAACAAATCGAGTAATAATTACCTCTCAAAATCATAGTTTTACTGTAGATACAAATAACATGCCAAATAATATTGCTATAACACATAGTTCACTTTTTGACGGAACATTACAAGGCCTTCGTTTAACTAATAAACCAGCTTTTAGTTTTCAAGGACACCCAGAAGCCAGTCCGGGTCCACATGATGCTTCATCTTTATTTGATCATTTTATTAAATTACTCAATCAAGTAAAATTCAGTAATTAA
- the carB gene encoding carbamoyl-phosphate synthase large subunit, whose product MPKSTDIKSILILGAGPIVIGQACEFDYSGAQACKALKEEGYKIILVNSNPATIMTDPCMADATYIEPIHWKIVKKIIEKEQPDALLPTMGGQTALNCTLELDRRGILKEFHVKIIGATINAINKAEDRKLFEDSMKKLNLKTAKCGIAHNIQEALSVLKNVGFPCIIRPSFTMGGHGGGIAYNQEEFDDICERGLKLSPTTELLIDESLIGWKEYEMEVVRDKNNNCIIVCSIENLDPMGIHTGDSITIAPAQTLSDKEYQMMRNASMSILREIGVETGGSNVQFAINPKDGRMIVIEMNPRVSRSSALASKATGFPIAKIAAKLAVGYTLDELANDITGMNTTASFEPSIDYIVTKIPRFNFEKFLGCNDRLTTQMKSVGEVMAIGRTFQESIQKAICGLEIGASGFDSKVSFLDNKQHLIKIRHELKDAGAERIWYIGDAFRAGMSVNEVFELTSIDPWFLVQIQEIILLEKKITHNGFVGLNYSFFYFIKRKGFSDLRIAILTKKKEEEIRQLRYELNLHPVYKRIDTCSAEFSTETAYMYSTWEDECESYPTKNTQKIIVIGGGPNRIGQGIEFDYCCVHAAQALREDGFEAIMINCNPETVSTDYDISDRLYFEPITLENVLEIVRIENPKGVIIQYGGQTPLKLARQFEKEGIPIIGTNPDAIDKAEDRNRFQKIVTKLKLKQPLNATVLNLEEAHRKAIEIGYPIMVRPSYVLGGRAMEIVYEPCDLDNYFKKILKNNNVTPILLDQYLNYAIEVDVDAICDGENVLIGGIMEHIEQAGVHSGDSACSLPAYTLTNKIQDEIRKQVKKLAFELSVKGLMNVQFAIKNNEIYIIEVNPRAARTVPFISKATGLALAKISVRVMYGKTLSEQGFYKEVIPSYFSVKEAVLPFDKFQGVDPILGPEMRSTGEVMGIGKNFSEAFSKAMLGAHTNMKRSGRVLLSVRDDDKNSIVNLAVKLQKFGFKIDATKGTSMSLKKSGIISRLVNKVHEGRPHIQDRLKNGEYSYIVNTTSCHQGMKDSKLICRSALQYKVHYDTTINGAFATVMALNEDPTENIISLQEIHKKINLIH is encoded by the coding sequence ATGCCTAAATCTACTGATATAAAATCAATTTTAATTCTTGGTGCAGGTCCAATAGTTATCGGACAAGCATGTGAATTTGATTATTCAGGTGCACAAGCATGCAAAGCACTAAAAGAAGAAGGTTACAAAATCATTCTTGTAAATTCAAATCCAGCAACTATTATGACTGATCCTTGCATGGCAGATGCTACATATATTGAACCTATTCATTGGAAAATAGTTAAAAAAATTATAGAAAAAGAACAACCTGATGCATTACTACCTACTATGGGTGGGCAAACTGCATTGAATTGTACTCTAGAATTAGATCGAAGAGGTATCCTAAAAGAATTTCATGTAAAAATAATAGGTGCAACTATTAATGCAATCAATAAAGCAGAAGATAGAAAATTATTTGAAGATTCTATGAAAAAACTAAATCTCAAAACTGCAAAATGCGGAATTGCACATAATATTCAAGAAGCATTATCTGTTTTAAAAAACGTAGGTTTTCCATGTATTATTCGTCCTTCCTTTACTATGGGTGGACATGGTGGAGGAATTGCCTATAATCAAGAAGAATTTGATGATATTTGCGAAAGAGGATTGAAATTATCTCCTACTACTGAACTCTTAATTGATGAATCATTAATTGGTTGGAAAGAATATGAGATGGAAGTCGTAAGAGATAAAAATAACAATTGTATCATTGTATGTTCAATTGAAAATTTAGATCCAATGGGTATTCATACTGGAGATTCAATTACGATAGCACCAGCACAAACTTTAAGTGATAAAGAATATCAAATGATGAGAAACGCTTCTATGTCAATTTTACGAGAAATAGGAGTAGAAACAGGAGGTTCGAATGTACAATTTGCAATTAATCCAAAAGATGGTCGTATGATTGTAATTGAAATGAATCCTCGAGTTTCTCGTTCTTCTGCTTTAGCTTCTAAAGCAACTGGTTTCCCAATTGCAAAAATAGCGGCTAAATTAGCTGTAGGATATACATTAGATGAACTAGCTAATGACATAACAGGAATGAATACCACAGCATCTTTTGAACCATCAATAGATTATATAGTAACTAAGATTCCTAGATTTAATTTTGAAAAATTTTTAGGATGTAACGACAGACTGACTACGCAAATGAAATCTGTTGGAGAAGTAATGGCAATAGGACGAACGTTTCAAGAATCTATACAAAAAGCTATTTGTGGATTAGAAATTGGAGCAAGTGGTTTTGATTCTAAGGTATCATTTTTAGATAACAAGCAACATCTAATCAAAATCAGACATGAACTAAAAGATGCGGGAGCTGAACGAATTTGGTATATAGGTGACGCATTTCGCGCCGGAATGTCCGTAAATGAAGTTTTTGAATTAACATCTATTGATCCTTGGTTTCTTGTTCAAATTCAAGAAATTATTTTATTAGAGAAAAAAATCACACACAATGGATTTGTTGGATTAAATTATAGTTTCTTTTATTTTATTAAAAGAAAAGGTTTTTCAGACTTACGTATAGCAATTTTAACTAAGAAAAAAGAAGAAGAAATACGTCAACTTCGATATGAATTAAATTTACATCCTGTCTACAAACGCATTGATACTTGTTCAGCTGAATTTTCGACTGAAACGGCATATATGTATTCAACATGGGAAGATGAATGTGAATCTTATCCAACAAAAAATACCCAGAAAATTATTGTTATAGGTGGAGGACCTAATAGAATAGGACAAGGAATAGAATTTGATTATTGTTGTGTTCATGCAGCTCAAGCTTTAAGAGAAGATGGTTTCGAAGCAATTATGATAAATTGTAATCCAGAAACTGTATCTACAGACTACGATATTTCTGATCGACTTTATTTTGAACCCATCACATTAGAAAACGTTTTAGAAATAGTTAGAATTGAAAATCCAAAAGGAGTAATTATTCAATATGGAGGTCAAACACCATTAAAATTAGCACGTCAATTTGAAAAAGAAGGTATACCAATTATTGGAACTAATCCCGATGCAATTGATAAAGCAGAAGATCGCAATCGTTTTCAAAAAATTGTAACTAAATTAAAATTAAAACAACCTTTAAATGCAACTGTACTAAATTTAGAAGAAGCTCATAGAAAAGCCATAGAAATTGGTTACCCTATTATGGTTCGTCCATCTTATGTATTAGGTGGTAGGGCAATGGAAATTGTCTATGAACCATGTGATTTAGATAACTATTTTAAAAAAATTTTAAAAAATAATAACGTCACTCCAATTTTATTAGATCAATATTTAAACTACGCTATAGAAGTAGATGTAGATGCAATATGTGATGGAGAAAATGTATTAATTGGAGGTATAATGGAACACATTGAGCAAGCTGGAGTACATTCTGGAGACTCCGCATGTTCCTTACCAGCATATACGTTAACAAACAAAATTCAAGATGAAATTAGAAAACAAGTTAAAAAATTAGCTTTTGAATTATCAGTAAAGGGTTTAATGAATGTACAATTTGCTATAAAAAACAATGAAATATATATTATCGAAGTTAATCCGAGAGCTGCTCGTACAGTACCATTTATATCAAAAGCAACAGGATTAGCACTTGCTAAAATTTCTGTTCGTGTAATGTATGGAAAAACTCTATCAGAACAAGGATTTTATAAAGAAGTCATACCATCTTATTTTTCAGTAAAAGAAGCAGTTCTTCCTTTCGATAAATTCCAAGGCGTAGATCCTATATTAGGTCCTGAAATGCGTTCTACAGGTGAAGTTATGGGAATAGGAAAAAATTTTTCAGAAGCATTTTCTAAAGCAATGTTAGGTGCTCATACAAATATGAAAAGATCAGGTCGTGTTCTTCTTTCAGTAAGAGATGATGACAAAAATAGCATTGTAAATTTAGCAGTTAAACTACAGAAATTTGGTTTTAAAATAGATGCTACCAAAGGTACCTCTATGTCATTAAAAAAATCTGGAATTATATCTCGATTAGTGAACAAAGTTCATGAAGGTAGACCTCATATACAAGACCGTTTAAAAAACGGAGAATATTCCTATATAGTAAACACGACGTCTTGTCATCAGGGAATGAAAGATTCTAAATTAATATGTCGTAGCGCTTTACAATATAAAGTACATTATGATACTACTATTAACGGAGCTTTCGCAACTGTTATGGCATTAAACGAAGATCCAACAGAAAATATTATATCTTTACAAGAAATTCACAAAAAAATAAATTTAATTCATTAA